In the Staphylococcus condimenti genome, one interval contains:
- a CDS encoding M50 family metallopeptidase translates to MQLFKEIISTPMTLHLYLVVIIAIIYMTVHHYRNRPGLAVTDIILNYIPVLTHEFGHIVFNKISGGRTEDLVIVTSPRERFATSQQGFAITRASRRSTMIITTLGGYVMPPLMLALGIFSAYFHYPSLFVLSYLLIFIYFVCITSRKGIPILIAIFLGLMIYLLIQNNQPEMIVMILSIVYHFILGVLFGELLQSTWTMLRLTFTKYPIEWDGTALRNLTHLPVVVFTTLWIAFNFYVVYAIVKYLLFQG, encoded by the coding sequence ATGCAACTATTCAAAGAAATTATCAGCACACCGATGACACTGCACCTTTATCTGGTTGTCATCATTGCTATTATCTATATGACAGTGCATCATTATCGTAATCGTCCGGGACTTGCAGTTACAGATATTATTTTAAATTATATCCCTGTTCTGACACACGAGTTCGGCCATATTGTTTTTAATAAAATCAGCGGAGGCCGCACTGAAGATTTAGTCATCGTAACATCACCAAGAGAACGCTTTGCAACTTCGCAACAAGGTTTTGCTATCACACGTGCATCTCGTCGTTCTACAATGATTATCACCACATTAGGTGGCTATGTTATGCCGCCATTAATGCTTGCACTCGGAATTTTCAGTGCGTATTTTCACTATCCGTCGCTTTTTGTTTTAAGTTATCTTCTCATCTTCATCTACTTTGTTTGTATTACTTCACGCAAAGGTATACCGATTTTAATCGCTATTTTTCTTGGGTTGATGATTTATTTACTAATACAAAACAATCAGCCTGAAATGATTGTAATGATACTGTCCATCGTTTATCACTTTATTTTAGGTGTATTATTCGGAGAACTCTTGCAGTCAACTTGGACGATGCTGCGTTTGACTTTCACCAAATACCCTATTGAATGGGATGGTACAGCTTTACGCAATTTAACACACCTTCCAGTCGTTGTCTTTACAACGCTTTGGATTGCTTTCAACTTTTATGTCGTATATGCTATCGTAAAATACTTACTCTTCCAAGGTTAG
- the mntC gene encoding manganese ABC transporter substrate-binding lipoprotein MntC, whose protein sequence is MKKLVPLLIAVLLFLAACGGGGHSQPSSSDHKLKIVTTNSILYDMTKNITGNHAEIHSIVPVGQDPHEYEVKPKDIKALTDADIILYNGLNLETGNGWFDKALEQAGKNTKDKSVVRVSKDVKPIYLNGAEGDASKQDPHAWLSLENGLKYVKTIQQAVIKHDKAHQDDYQKRGDDYLSKLEKLNKDSHDKFDDIPKDQRAMITSEGAFKYFSKQYGITPGYIWEINTEKQGTPKQMKQAIQFVKSHHLKNLLVETSVDHKSMQSLSEETGVPISGEVYTDSIGKKGSKGDSYYKMMESNIETVHNSMK, encoded by the coding sequence ATGAAAAAGTTAGTACCTTTGTTAATTGCAGTATTACTATTCTTAGCTGCTTGCGGAGGAGGAGGTCATTCACAACCATCTTCTTCTGATCATAAATTGAAAATCGTCACTACCAACTCTATTCTGTATGATATGACCAAAAATATAACTGGTAATCATGCTGAAATACATAGCATTGTCCCAGTCGGTCAAGATCCGCATGAATACGAAGTAAAGCCCAAAGATATTAAAGCATTAACAGATGCAGATATCATCTTATATAATGGCCTGAACCTTGAAACAGGCAATGGATGGTTTGATAAAGCTTTAGAACAAGCTGGCAAAAACACAAAAGATAAAAGTGTCGTACGCGTTTCTAAAGATGTGAAACCTATTTATTTGAACGGTGCTGAAGGTGACGCATCTAAACAAGATCCGCATGCATGGTTAAGTTTGGAAAACGGCTTGAAATATGTGAAAACAATCCAACAAGCTGTTATCAAGCATGACAAAGCACATCAAGATGATTACCAAAAACGAGGTGATGACTATCTCAGCAAACTTGAAAAATTGAATAAAGACAGTCACGATAAATTCGATGACATTCCTAAAGACCAACGCGCCATGATAACAAGTGAAGGTGCATTTAAATATTTCTCTAAACAATATGGCATTACACCCGGCTATATTTGGGAAATCAACACAGAAAAACAAGGTACACCAAAACAAATGAAACAAGCAATTCAATTTGTGAAATCACACCACTTAAAAAATCTATTAGTCGAAACAAGTGTAGATCACAAAAGTATGCAAAGTTTAAGTGAAGAAACAGGTGTACCGATTTCTGGAGAAGTTTATACAGATTCTATTGGCAAAAAAGGCAGTAAGGGCGATTCCTATTACAAAATGATGGAATCTAATATTGAAACTGTCCATAACAGTATGAAATAA
- a CDS encoding DUF2200 domain-containing protein, whose amino-acid sequence MRHKIYDMAFASVYPHYVTKVEKKGRSQKELNEVISWLTGYDESGLETVLNNNISFETFFAQAPKMNPNRKLIKGVICGVRVEEIEAPLMQEIRYLDKLVDELAKGKTMEKVLRKE is encoded by the coding sequence ATGAGGCATAAAATCTACGATATGGCTTTTGCCAGTGTTTATCCGCATTATGTAACGAAAGTTGAGAAAAAAGGACGTTCGCAAAAAGAATTGAATGAAGTGATTAGTTGGTTGACGGGTTATGATGAATCTGGTCTTGAAACAGTTTTAAATAATAATATCTCATTTGAAACATTTTTTGCTCAAGCGCCAAAAATGAATCCTAACCGTAAATTAATCAAAGGTGTGATATGCGGTGTTCGCGTTGAAGAGATTGAAGCACCGTTAATGCAAGAAATTCGTTATTTAGATAAATTAGTGGATGAACTTGCTAAGGGTAAGACGATGGAAAAAGTATTGCGTAAAGAATGA
- a CDS encoding GNAT family N-acetyltransferase, with the protein MIQLKIAEKEDLPVFTKVYNQAILMRNVTADIEEVSNEEMAHIFNNHDTSRPLYTILNEQGQAIGYASLNHFYGRPAYDETAELSIYLDEQTRGQGYGTKVMQLLEKEAASLNIHYLTGYVFAQNVPCNKLFEKQGYTLWGNLPQIAHIDEKRLDLCIWGKHI; encoded by the coding sequence ATGATACAATTGAAAATCGCTGAAAAAGAAGATTTACCAGTTTTCACTAAAGTCTATAATCAAGCCATTCTTATGCGCAATGTCACAGCAGATATCGAGGAAGTGTCAAATGAAGAAATGGCACACATTTTTAATAACCACGATACTTCTCGTCCGTTGTACACTATTTTAAATGAACAAGGGCAAGCTATCGGTTATGCAAGTTTAAACCATTTTTATGGACGCCCTGCTTATGATGAAACTGCAGAACTTAGTATTTATTTAGATGAACAAACACGCGGTCAAGGTTACGGCACAAAAGTAATGCAGCTTTTAGAAAAAGAAGCTGCATCACTCAATATTCACTATCTTACCGGTTATGTATTTGCTCAAAATGTTCCATGCAATAAACTCTTTGAAAAACAAGGCTATACACTTTGGGGCAATTTACCGCAAATTGCACACATTGATGAAAAACGTCTGGATTTATGTATATGGGGCAAACATATTTGA
- a CDS encoding sugar O-acetyltransferase, with amino-acid sequence MTTEKEKMLSGQLYDSRDPQLVKERHKARHATKAINNAFSIKERHFLLRQSIGHCGDNVFIEPDIHFDYGYNISLGNHFYANFNPVMLDVAPITIGNHVLLGPNVQLITATHPLNPAERASGLELAFPITIGDHVWIGAGAIVLPGVTIGDNVVVGAGSVVTKDIPDNQVVAGNPARFIREVPLD; translated from the coding sequence ATGACAACTGAAAAAGAAAAAATGCTGAGCGGACAACTTTATGATTCAAGAGATCCTCAACTTGTAAAAGAACGTCATAAAGCGCGTCATGCGACAAAAGCAATCAACAATGCATTTTCAATCAAAGAGCGCCATTTTCTATTAAGACAAAGCATCGGTCATTGCGGTGATAATGTATTTATCGAACCTGATATTCATTTTGACTACGGTTATAACATCTCACTCGGCAATCATTTTTACGCCAATTTCAATCCAGTTATGTTAGACGTTGCCCCAATTACAATCGGTAACCATGTTCTCCTTGGTCCGAATGTTCAACTCATTACAGCAACACATCCGTTGAATCCCGCTGAACGTGCTTCTGGATTAGAACTTGCTTTTCCTATTACGATTGGTGATCATGTTTGGATTGGTGCAGGTGCAATTGTACTGCCTGGTGTGACAATTGGAGATAATGTTGTAGTAGGTGCGGGCAGTGTTGTAACAAAAGACATTCCCGACAATCAAGTTGTAGCCGGTAACCCAGCGCGTTTTATTCGTGAAGTCCCGTTAGATTAG
- a CDS encoding metal ABC transporter ATP-binding protein, whose amino-acid sequence MLEVKNLNLYLGNKHILQDINLQLPIQGELIGIMGPNGAGKSSLIKTLIGEFKSEGIKRLNGKPVASQLKKITYIPQKTQLDLDFPISVESVVLSGAFKEIGWFKRPTRHIKKRLDDLLEDMELVSLRKRQISELSGGQLQRVLVARALMTESTLYLLDEPFVGIDFTSEQLIMDKLQRLKAQGKLILIVHHDLSKAAEYFDRIMLLNRTIRYFGPSQEAMTTERLNETYMNQSTENTMFEHSEKERIKNA is encoded by the coding sequence ATTTTAGAAGTCAAAAACCTTAACTTATATCTAGGGAATAAACATATCCTGCAAGATATTAATCTGCAATTGCCTATTCAAGGAGAATTGATCGGCATAATGGGTCCGAACGGAGCGGGTAAATCTTCTTTAATCAAGACACTGATTGGTGAATTCAAATCAGAAGGCATCAAGAGATTAAATGGGAAACCTGTTGCTTCCCAATTAAAGAAAATTACATACATACCGCAAAAAACACAATTAGATTTAGATTTCCCTATCAGTGTTGAATCTGTCGTACTTTCTGGAGCATTCAAAGAAATAGGATGGTTCAAACGTCCAACACGACACATAAAGAAGCGTCTTGACGATTTGCTTGAAGATATGGAATTAGTCTCTTTGCGTAAACGCCAAATTTCAGAACTAAGCGGCGGTCAATTACAACGTGTACTTGTAGCACGTGCATTGATGACAGAGAGTACGCTTTATTTGCTCGATGAACCTTTTGTCGGCATCGATTTTACCAGTGAGCAATTGATAATGGACAAACTTCAACGTTTAAAAGCACAAGGCAAATTAATTTTGATTGTGCATCATGATTTATCAAAAGCTGCTGAATATTTTGATCGTATTATGCTATTGAATCGGACCATACGTTATTTCGGCCCAAGTCAAGAAGCGATGACAACAGAACGCTTAAATGAAACCTATATGAATCAAAGTACGGAGAATACTATGTTTGAACATAGTGAGAAAGAGAGAATTAAAAATGCTTGA
- a CDS encoding metal ABC transporter permease, whose amino-acid sequence MLDFLQHIFDYQFLSRALIISIFVGIVCGTVGSLIVLRGLSLMGDAMSHAVLPGVALSFLFKIPMFVGALVTGMLASLFIGFISDKSKTKQDAAIGISFTAFLAVGVIIISLINSTTDLYHILFGNLLAITKTAYWSTIIVSIIVLLLIIIFYRPLMISTFDPTFSRMSGLNTTFIHYFVMLLLSLVTVASIQTVGIILVVALLITPASAAFLITKKLWSMMIVASVISVISAIVGMYFSYIYNIPSGATIVLCAFAIYIGTFIYSKISQQIRKGVPS is encoded by the coding sequence ATGCTTGATTTTTTACAACACATATTTGATTACCAATTTTTAAGCCGTGCACTTATCATTTCTATCTTTGTAGGAATTGTCTGCGGAACGGTTGGCAGTCTGATTGTTTTAAGAGGATTGTCTCTAATGGGTGATGCGATGAGCCATGCTGTATTACCCGGTGTAGCATTATCATTTCTGTTCAAGATTCCGATGTTTGTCGGTGCGCTTGTTACAGGAATGCTTGCAAGTTTATTTATCGGATTTATTTCTGATAAAAGCAAAACGAAACAAGATGCAGCTATCGGAATTAGTTTTACAGCATTTTTAGCAGTCGGAGTTATTATTATCAGCCTGATTAATAGTACAACAGACCTTTATCATATTCTTTTTGGTAATTTGCTAGCGATTACCAAAACTGCATATTGGTCGACGATTATTGTCAGCATAATTGTGCTCCTGCTTATCATCATTTTCTACCGCCCGTTGATGATTTCTACATTTGATCCAACATTTAGTAGAATGAGCGGTTTAAATACTACATTTATACATTATTTTGTGATGTTGCTGCTTTCATTAGTTACTGTAGCCAGCATCCAAACCGTTGGTATCATCTTAGTCGTTGCATTATTGATTACACCAGCTTCAGCAGCCTTCTTGATTACAAAAAAACTTTGGTCAATGATGATCGTTGCGAGTGTTATTAGTGTTATCAGTGCAATTGTCGGAATGTATTTCAGTTATATTTATAACATTCCAAGCGGTGCAACGATTGTATTGTGTGCATTCGCGATTTATATAGGTACATTTATCTATTCGAAAATATCTCAACAAATTAGAAAAGGAGTTCCATCATGA
- a CDS encoding metal-dependent transcriptional regulator translates to MLTEEKEDYLKAILNNGGATSFVTNKKLSQYLNIKPPSVSEMVNRLEKAGYVITKPYKGVKLSEEGFNHTLEIIKRHRLLELFLIEILKYNWEEVHQEAEVLEHRVSDLFVERLDSLLNYPTTCPHGGVIPRNGKFEEIYNDSLKNFEEGDHVTIRRVRDRTKLLIYLSSKSISIGDEIVVESQDDTNQVIAIRKEDDPLIILSYENAAHIFGEKLKA, encoded by the coding sequence ATGTTAACGGAAGAAAAGGAAGATTATCTGAAAGCGATTTTGAATAATGGCGGCGCTACTTCATTCGTTACAAATAAAAAACTCTCTCAATATTTGAATATCAAACCACCATCCGTGAGTGAAATGGTTAATCGCTTGGAAAAAGCAGGCTATGTCATTACGAAACCTTATAAAGGTGTGAAGTTATCAGAAGAAGGTTTTAATCATACGTTGGAAATTATTAAACGCCATCGTTTATTAGAACTTTTTTTAATAGAGATTTTGAAATATAACTGGGAAGAAGTCCATCAAGAGGCAGAGGTGTTAGAACATCGCGTTTCGGATTTGTTTGTTGAACGCTTGGATTCACTTTTGAATTACCCTACGACTTGTCCGCATGGCGGGGTCATTCCGCGCAATGGAAAATTCGAAGAAATTTATAACGATTCATTGAAAAACTTCGAAGAAGGCGATCATGTTACGATTCGCAGGGTGCGAGATCGTACAAAATTATTGATTTATTTATCTAGCAAGTCCATTTCAATCGGTGATGAAATCGTTGTAGAATCACAAGATGATACGAATCAAGTCATTGCAATTCGAAAAGAGGATGATCCATTGATTATTCTCAGTTATGAAAATGCAGCACATATTTTTGGTGAAAAATTAAAAGCATAA
- the tarA gene encoding N-acetylglucosaminyldiphosphoundecaprenol N-acetyl-beta-D-mannosaminyltransferase TarA: MENQRTAKREKVDILSVQFDNVTMDEMKHHVTNFIEADTTDNMFVVTANPEIVDYALEDENYYDLIGEADFIIPDGTGIIQAGRILGTPLKERVPGIEFMAACLVIAERHRQKVFLLGASTHVVAEAVKHLQQKYPHIEFASHHGYIDTRDESVARQVCNFNPDYIFVGMGYPKQEEWIKRHRHRFQHTLMMGVGGSIEVYSGTKKRAPLIFRKLNLEWFYRLITDWKRMARMQRLPRFVSKVFRTRLKK; encoded by the coding sequence ATGGAAAATCAACGAACAGCAAAGCGCGAAAAAGTAGATATCTTGTCTGTTCAATTTGATAATGTAACGATGGATGAGATGAAACATCATGTAACAAACTTTATAGAAGCTGATACGACAGATAATATGTTTGTGGTTACCGCAAATCCTGAGATTGTCGATTATGCACTCGAAGATGAAAATTATTATGATTTAATTGGAGAAGCGGACTTTATCATTCCTGATGGAACAGGGATTATACAAGCAGGCCGAATTTTAGGTACACCATTGAAGGAACGTGTGCCTGGTATTGAATTTATGGCTGCCTGTTTAGTGATAGCAGAGCGCCATCGACAAAAAGTATTTTTATTAGGTGCTTCAACGCATGTAGTGGCTGAAGCAGTAAAACATCTTCAACAGAAATATCCTCATATTGAATTTGCCTCACATCATGGTTATATCGATACTAGAGATGAAAGTGTAGCACGTCAAGTATGCAACTTTAATCCAGATTATATTTTTGTAGGCATGGGTTATCCCAAACAAGAAGAATGGATTAAACGGCACCGTCATCGTTTTCAACATACTTTGATGATGGGCGTCGGCGGTTCTATTGAAGTATATAGTGGTACAAAAAAAAGAGCGCCGCTTATCTTCCGTAAATTAAACTTAGAATGGTTTTATCGTTTGATTACAGATTGGAAACGAATGGCACGTATGCAGCGCTTACCTCGATTTGTATCCAAGGTCTTTCGAACAAGATTAAAAAAATAA